The following are encoded together in the Brassica napus cultivar Da-Ae chromosome A9, Da-Ae, whole genome shotgun sequence genome:
- the LOC106367622 gene encoding CRS2-associated factor 2, chloroplastic encodes MAIVASLPDVNLFSSLPSSPPPSDSPSRSFRPPPPIPIPKYSPSRRNRNPRTEPKPPQPNPALKLPHRRTRYYKPVKEGVISSDGERTILIGESGVSYQLPGAPFEFQFSYSETPKAKPVGIREPAFMPFAPPTMPRPWTGKAPLKKAKKKVPLFDSFDPPPEGKAGVKYVEMPGPFPFGRYPKEGMMMTREEVLGEPLKKWEKGMLVKPHMHDNRQVNLGRDGFTHNMLELIHSHWKRRRVCKVRCKGVPTVDMDNVCRVLEEKTGGEIIHRVGGVVYLFRGRNYNYRTRPQYPLMLWKPAAPVYPKLIQEVPEGLTKDEAHEFRVKGKSLKPICKLSKNGVYVSLVKDVRDAFELSPLVKVDCPGLEPSDYKKIGAKLKELVPCVLLSFDDEQILMWRGRDWKSRFLDNPLTPIPSETNIADDADKTIEEQTVSDQNTVISSPKMISLWKRAVESSKAVILEELDLTPDVLLEKVEEFEGTSQAAEHTFTALVLPGNDGAEDYVDDEDRPEEYSDIDDDFDDECSDDDESFEPVGPEGSLPVDKIIRKLREKLN; translated from the exons ATGGCGATTGTCGCATCACTACCCGACGTTAACCTCTTCTCTTCCCTCCCTTCCTCCCCTCCACCATCGGACTCACCGTCACGATCCTTCCGTCCTCCTCCGCCAATTCCAATCCCGAAGTACTCACCATCCCGTCGCAATCGCAATCCCAGAACCGAGCCGAAGCCACCACAACCAAACCCAGCCCTAAAGCTTCCGCATCGCCGAACGAGATACTACAAGCCCGTGAAAGAAGGAGTCATCTCCTCCGACGGCGAACGCACGATCCTCATCGGCGAATCCGGCGTCTCGTACCAGCTCCCCGGCGCCCCCTTCGAGTTTCAGTTCAGCTACTCGGAGACTCCCAAGGCTAAACCGGTGGGGATTCGCGAGCCTGCGTTCATGCCTTTCGCCCCGCCGACGATGCCGAGGCCGTGGACGGGGAAGGCGCCGCTGAAGAAGGCGAAGAAGAAGGTGCCGCTGTTCGATTCGTTCGATCCGCCGCCGGAGGGGAAGGCGGGGGTTAAGTACGTGGAGATGCCTGGGCCGTTTCCGTTTGGGAGGTATCCGAAGGAGGGGATGATGATGACGAGGGAGGAGGTTCTTGGGGAGCCGTTGAAGAAGTGGGAGAAAGGGATGTTGGTTAAGCCTCATATGCATGATAACCGTCAGGTTAATTTGG GGAGAGATGGGTTTACGCATAATATGTTGGAGCTGATACATTCGCATTGGAAGAGACGGCGTGTTTGCAAGGTTCGCTGTAAAGGTGTTCCCACTGTGGATATGGATAATGTGTGTCGTGTTCTTGAG GAAAAAACAGGAGGAGAGATCATTCACAGGGTTGGAGGTGTCGTGTATCTCTTCAGGGGAAGAAATTACAACTACCGCACACGTCCCCAGTACCCATTGATGCTGTGGAAACCAGCAGCTCCTGTTTATCCAAAGCTCATTCAAGAAGTTCCTGAAGGATTGACCAAAGATGAAGCTCATGAGTTCAGGGTGAAGGGCAAGTCTCTTAAGCCCATATGCAAGCTCT CTAAAAATGGAGTCTACGTGTCGCTGGTCAAAGATGTTAGGGATGCCTTCGAACTGAGTCCCTTGGTGAAAGTTGACTGCCCAGGTCTTGAACCAAGTGACTATAAGAAAATAGGCGCTAAGCTTAAG GAGTTAGTTCCTTGTGTGCTTCTATCGTTTGACGATGAGCAAATACTCATGTGGAGAGGACGAGATTGGAAGTCGCGGTTTCTAGACAATCCTTTAACTCCAATCCCCTCTGAGACCAACATAGCAGATGACGCAG ACAAAACCATTGAAGAACAAACAGTGTCTGATCAGAATACAGTGATCTCAAGCCCCAAAATGATCTCACTCTGGAAACGAGCCGTGGAATCGTCTAAAGCAGTAATCCTGGAAGAGCTTGATCTCACTCCAGACGTTCTCTTGGAGAAGGTGGAAGAGTTCGAAGGCACCTCGCAGGCTGCAGAACACACTTTCACAGCCTTGGTCTTGCCGGGAAACGACGGTGCCGAGGATTACGTAGATGACGAGGACCGTCCAGAGGAGTATAGTGACATAGACGATGACTTTGACGACGAGtgttctgatgatgatgagtcGTTTGAACCGGTGGGTCCAGAGGGATCTTTGCCCGTTGACAAGATAATTAGGAAGCTGAGGGAGAAACTAAACTAG